atgacataatttgagcaaaataattaaatttggACCTATAAATCAGCCTAAAAATATCGTCAGAGCATGTTGACCATGGGTTGCtttgtattctaaacaatcggtatcggcatcggccatgaaaaaacacattggtTGATCTCtctaaattataaattatatttgaCAATGCAAAAAAGTTTCCtttggtgattaaaaaaaagtgaatacaaaatatgaaaatgaaaactatttCTATCAAGGTCGTGAGTTGGCATATGATTTTAGCTTGAATACGGTGAGCaggcttgcacctccacaaacctggctctcgTTTGGCCTGGAGAACGGCGCTctcctgcttgtcgccatggaaatgttgtttcctttggctataatattccacagtatggcataacgGTTATCTATCACCAacgagaatgttctgaagtatggttttaactttctgttacCGTGGAATCATGAAGGTGACATgatacctccagaaagttacgtacTGTACCTTTTAATCTCTAAGaagtcatttttttatgttaaaatcttGATCATATGATTTGGTTTTGCCGATGTGAAGTTCAGGCTGTTTTTAAGACTATGGATTATGAGAGTGTAATTTACagctatgtttttatttatttatttattagtaatgtttcttttttgttttcttcacagCTCCATACGATGCAGCGATGAGAatccgctctcctctctcctcttggtgacttcagaaaacacattttatttcttgGATTattttctttccctcctccttcatCGTCAGCCATGTTGGATTGAGCTAAATTGTCCAAACACTGTGGATAAAACGCTCTACTTTTTGGGGAATTTGATCACGATTCACAGCTGGCATGTTACGATGATGAACTGAGAGCTTGAGTCCACACAGAGCCGGTAGCAGTGAGCGTTGAAGTGAATTTTAAAGGCGTTTGTTTGGGCTTGGCGCTGGACCAAAGATGACCAGTCTgttcaggaggagcagcagcaatGGAGGGTCCAGAGGAGGAGCCCATCTCAACAACAGCCGGCCCAACAGACAGGTCAGACCACACAGAACACAGAAAAATACCTCCACCTCACACCTCTGAGACCTCACAGAGACgtttttactttgcctggaaagttccacagtataggaACTtaccttatctccatggagacaagcagttaatGCCTGTCAATGCGTCTCCATCAATGCATTGCAAGATGGAGATGTTTAACGCTATAATGTGAgaagaaaagttgcatactaaactatactataatactagctagaccagaggtgtcaaactcattttcaccgagggccacatcagcaaaatggcggccatcaagggccagatgtgactgtggcaggataaatgtcactaaatgtaaacaaatgtcatgtaaaatacatttaactaattttaaacttgttaaataactgtttctgtatttattacttattcaagttgcaaatattacgtatCTGTTtatgtgtatttcctgataaactgacatttttaaaagtgtgtatctgatCAGAgccttcagcactgcttcaaaaacagccttttaattattggacaatttgttgttttcttgcAGTCTAACTTTTTAATACTTAGCcacgtgtttggtgtcaaaatgtcgatgtagattgtaccgacgccgcctcataacacaaaaaaacatacagattttctccttaaagcacaaacttgtattcacctttagcacctttcttgaaactgccttccacgccgaacattttcctcttcctgaacaatttgggatgatttgcaaatatttctcagtgtcacttgttgggaaaatctcattagtttattgtcaatgcacacattaaagcagtatagacttatatttaaaatgaccgtcaagccttaatttaccttctcgtgggccacataaaatgatgtggcgggccgcatttggcccccgggccttgagtttgacatatgtgagcTAGACAGTATATCTTGGTGTGTTATGCTGCGTTCTGACTGCGGTTGGaagcctctagttggacgcctttgcatttgaagCAGACACCTCCTACACGCGTCCACGGCAACCATGACGCGCATCGGAGGTGTTTGGGGCGTTTGGGGTGAACAGAGCGTCCGATGCGTGAACGCTCAAGACGTGTTGGTTTAGataaacaagacagacttttaaGCATTGATATTTAACACAAATATAACTAGCCCCATGCTTCAAACCACAGAGGATTGACTgtagacccaagctgatcagtGTCTACTAGAAACGGCTGAATCTCAAATTTGATAAACTGCTCAATCAGCCCTACTTGATTCCTTAATGTTTGCGTAACACCGGAATTCCTGACTGTTTTGTCTGTCTCCAGGTGCGTCGTCTGGAGTTTAACCAGGCCATGGAGGACTTTAAGACCATGTTCCCGACCATGGACTACGAGGTGATAGAGTGCGTCCTCAGGTCCAATAACGGAGCTGTGGACGCTACCATCGACCAGCTGCTGCAGATGAGTCTGGACGGACAGGGCTCTGACGACAGCTCCGATTCTGACGACAGCATCCCACAAGAGGTCGGTGCTACGCCTGTCACATTAATCACTATATCATCCCACAAGAGGCCAGTGCTAGACCTGTCAcagtaatcactatatcaacttatggTTCAGTGGATGAAAGCGGGAACGATGTATTTTGGAGCTCAGTGTTTATCGcggggactttttcttttgcaaaaTTTGGGagatttttggtatttttgttgtaatatgtttgtgtaatcgctcagtcTTCCAGGTATGATCCGTAGTTaaaggaaaaattcaaatctgtcaactggacaaaaagttgtaagagtcaAGACGTTTCGCTCCTCACCCAGTTTCAGTTAGTTTcagttagtttcagtgtagttagctcctcccttcagacagatataaggaagTGTTCAGCAGAATTGAAAACGAGGCTTGGACGaacagcgaaatgtcttcactcctacaactttttgtccagttgacagatttgttgTGATAtgctaagatttgagctgcagagggttgaatatttttgtctatttttgaaGATAACAATGACTTTAAAGCTTTATCTTTTATGGGGTTATAGTATTAATGAGTTTTGgctatatatacatttttttttttacatttttattgggaACATAGAAAcataaaatactgtacattgACACCGCAACACCACATCTACCGTCTCCCTTCTCCTAtttccaaaaataaatcaatttccTGTACATGTATTGCAAGAATTATCAAGCTTAAACCAAACTAGAATAGAACTAAGAAcatctgagggattacacagacgtttaGAACTGATTTTGTAGCCCGAAAAACATCCATATACTGTGAGTAGATGTAATAAAGTTCTGGGAGTGACTTAACGAGTTCACTTAGACAAAAAAGCACATCATTTGCAAAAAGAGCCATTTTGGGGTGTAACACGTTCATGTCGGTTCATCCGCTCCCAACTCCTGTACTCCCCTTTGTCTACGTAAAATATCTTTGAAACTACTTTCTTCTCTATGTCGATTGCTTGAGTTACTTGCTCTATTTGTTCTATCCGCTGTCACTCCTTATGGAATGCTGCAGGTTTCTTCTTGAATTCCTCTTCTGAAGCTCTCTCAGTTCCCTTCTCCGACTCGAGACAGTAGTCATGGCTTTATCCACAGCTTTAGTAGGTGTCTGGATCACTGACAGAtaatcttctcctctctctgtatttagTGGCTTCCTCTGCTTAGATATAAACACAGGTTTTTGTGTCTCTTGATCTGGATAGGGAtgggcctgtcactataataaCAAAATGACGGCTGGAAAAATATCATTAGaagctcagtatttatcgtggtgAGTATTAGTGGTgagattttttgccatttttatgtaataatataagatttaagctgtaataGGTGGAATAAAAAGCTGCTATGGCTAATTATCAGTTCATGctttttttaatgatactgtctctttaaaaatgGGTTCACTGGGATTGTCCTGCTTTGTGACAGTGGCAAAGTATTTTCAATAtgatcgtttatcgcaatattcctttgtagcaatatatcgcacttcaaataGGGGGTTTGGAAGCGAGCTGCCCTTTCTCGTGACACCTTTATCACTTCACTGTACTCACGGCTGCGTTTTAGGACCTTAGTGGGGTGATCATGGTCCATCGAGAGCTTCTTCAGGTCCTCAAGACTTCCTCCTTGATCCTGTACCTCGTAAACCTCACCACTATAGATCATGGAGGGGCGCCTGGCAGTGCTTTAGGACcttagactctatatataaatggacatattcgtgttccaaatgggaagtgagtatgggcgcacttccagctccatcgactccaatttaCTTTATATTGTTGAGTATATTTATTGTGTTGTTTGACTCGCGCTGCCATTGTTTCTTCAAGTAGCATCGTTCTATCATCCACGTCACACGCGCCTCCACTTTGCTGATCCTAGTGGTAATTGACACCACATTGGCTTTCACGTCTTTAAAGTTCGATGTATTTTCCCAGTGGGATTGCTGCATTTCACAGAGGATTGACTCCAGATTAGCATTGCTAACCTCGGTTTCCTCTGAATGGCTGCTAATGTCGTCTTCTTCCTCAGGCATTTCACTCATTTCGTTCTCCACAATCTGTTTGGTCACAGAACCTGGATTTCTAGATATAACCTTGAGTGGCATCGTTATGGTGTCATGTGTTCATACATTAGTTCCTTTACCTTTTACTATGCAGACAAAGTTCAAGTTTacaaaaaggagagggaggactcGGAGTTTATGCTGCCTCCATCTATGCATTTCTTATGATGATTGCAGTTAACTTGGTTCATGCCAGATTGATCTGTGTAACACTCTGAATTAAGTTCTAAACATTTATCAGTCTGGAACAGCTCTGGCTGAAAGCGATTGGAAAAAGGCAGAATGtcatgatgaatatttgaatctgattgctCGAAGTGTCACAACAGAGGAACAAGCAGAACACAATAACGTTTGTTAAATCCCATttagagaaaagcacagacacctccccaaatgcacaaagctcttCCCTCTGCACggttttcacaaacaaaatgctCTGTATTTCTGCTCAAATATAGGCTGAATTGCATCTGTTGGTTTGGTTGGTTAAAGTTATGAACAGTTAGACATTCTTAAACATCCTAATTCTCACTGGCTGTGGTTACAAGCTGACCAAAATCTCactattatctgatttctggaccttttgagcttatttaaatgacatgcaaactgcaaaatctgatgtgattaATCAAAGGCACCATGATCAGAATGAAACTGGATGAATTTgttatttacatttcatttgaataattttataaCTCTAAAAATCAGTTAATAATCAGACTGTGACTGTGCATGTAACCGCAGCCGCTGTCCCAGCCTCTGTTAAGCTCAGTACCAAAATAAAGCCATCACGAGCTGCTCTAATTTTAGCTCCTCGTATGTGACTGAGGTGCGTTTGATTTCAGATCCTGGAGCGTACTCTGGAGCCAGACAGTTCAGACGAGGAGCCGCCCCCTGTTTACTCTCCTCCAGCCTATGACATGCACATCTACGACAGGAAGTACCCCGaagccccgcccacaccgcCACCCAGGTGAGAACACCCAACCAACCACACCAGACAGAATCAAGTCAAGACCTGCTGGGcttgttttagatctggtttagtcctgctttagtcctattttagtcctattttagtcctgttttagatctggtttagtcctgattcagtcctggttcagtcctggatcggtcctggtttagttctggtttagttctggtttaggtctggctcagtcctgttttagtcctggtttagtcctgtttttagtcctggttcagacctggttcagacctggttcagacctggttcagacctggtttagtcctggttcagtcctggttcagtcctggttcagtcctggttcagtcctggttcagtcctggtttagttctggttcaatcctgttttagtcctggatcagtcctgaatcagtcttggtttagtcttggtttagtcctggctcagtcctggctcggtcctggctcggtcctggctcggtcctggctcggtcctggctcggtcctggctcggtcctggctcggtcctggctcagtcctggctcggtcctggttcagtcctggtttggtccctgtAGTCCTTTAATTACTCATATATAGTCTCTGATATCTATAGTGTGCTGTGCAAAGaagacaaaaacattacaaGTATGAGCCTGTCGTAGATACGTCCCCTGGAACTGTCATTGCTCAATCAACAGCTTTTGGACAAGTGCCTTTATACCTTTAGCAACACCATTTTGCtcattatgtatttatgtgcagaaaatatgcaaaataaaggagcattaacattgagaaaagactgaaatctgaactgctaaactaatacaagaaactcatgcatttcagaacatgtttgtaaaggtctaaactTAAGCAGGTTTCACACATAAGACACAAGACCCGATCACATTTAAATGAGCCTTaagtcagtgtgtgtttattgatACTTGTTTATTgataatgttcagcagttaccatggtgacacaatgcacacaattAGCAATAACTACGAAAAAGGTTTCAAGattatctgaaaactcaagagaaATACTAGCATtcaaagtttgattttcaacaaaacggtgagagaaaaactgttggctaacgctagctagcttgagactgtaatgtttttttttgagagacggtacaaatcagctcatctgttgcaGCTCCAGCTAATTCAGTTCTTCATGGTCACATTGTTTTAAACTTTAATCAAGACTTTTgttttaacttgagtaacagagcttcagacagagcagtgcacacagttagcatcacacccccaggaaaggttgatgacatcagctgcaaagtatcaatagcatCTGTATCAAAGTAGTTACCATGgaattttttgtcatttaaattgtttttgatTTTCGCAATTTAAAGCagagatattatgcaaaatcaacttttttgagctttctaccatgtaagctagcgatctctcctgggcgcTATTTGAACcgtccttacagttagcagtacgagcctgtacaatgctccgcccacaagcctaagtCACCgtttttcacaaagacacaaaagcacgatacaaaacaatacactacaacttagGAATGTGCCCAAAATCACAAGATCCATAGACTGGTTGATTCTAAACGTTGGTTGATTTGGCTGATGAGGCAAACACATTATAACTGACAGGTCTACAGCCGATCATGTGACAGTGAGAGCGTGTGGCGCTGAACAGGAGTGACCGCTCTCGTGTTTAGGTTAAAGCTCTGAGTCGTGGCCACAGTGTCTTTTTATGTCTCCTCACGTGTCCTTGAGTTTCACAAGTTGTAAATCTCTCTCTCCGTtgccttttcttctctctttctctcctctggtgcTTCTGTTCGTTATAATCCCAGTTATGGAACGTAAATGACTATTTTCTCACCGTTTATGAGTGAAACTAAAGACCTAATTTAGCTGACAAACATCGCACTTGTTTCTGTCAGTAGCTGTAGCGCGTCTGCTTTTAGGCTTAATATATTGTGCAAACTCATTCCAATCCTGCTCTTTATGCCTGAAGTCATCTGTCTTATGTTTTCaataaaatggaagaaaatctAAACGAAAATTGAGATCGATCAGTATGGGGGGGGAAAAAATATCGTCCAGTCCTACTACAAAGCAAcacaagtttatttgaatagttcaattcatacacaaagtaattcaaagtgctttacagaataagaaagacattaaaatttcaatacaaacaaatcaaaaacatacataatcatgataaaattagcattaaaagagaataagcagaataaaaacctttcagtagtatgcacagttaaacgttttgagcctggatttaaacattgtcaaagtagaggcctgtctcacatcttcaggaagattgtccCAGGTTTTtcgctgcagaaaactgaaactgattccccatgtttagtcctggtttagtcctagtttcatccacgtttagtccacgtttagtccacgtttagtccacgtttagtccacgtttagtccacgtttagtccacgtttagtccacgtttagtccacgtttagtcctggtttagtcctagtttcatccacgtttagtccacgtttggttctggtttagtcctggtttagtcctgctttagtcctggtttatccctggtttagtccatgtttagtcctagtttcgtccatgtttagtccacgtttagtcctggtttagcgctgctttagtcctggtttagtccacgtttagtccacgtttagtccacgttttgtcaatgtttagtcctggtttagtcctggtttatccctggtttagtccacatttagtcgatgtttagtcctggtttagtcgatgtttagtcctggtttagtcctggtttagtcctggtttagtcctcgttttagtcctggtttagtcctggtttagtcctgactctggacaccagcaggaggccgttcatatggcactaacatactacaacttcacaaatttgtgttttgttagtggaatgcacactgattgtgttgtgatatcaCACTGAAGGGAGTgactaaacatttaaatatgttgtttttggtgaatatagcattttgaaaCCAATAAAACGTAACCTgctgatataaatatgttctgTTTTAGCAGTTGATACCCCACAGGATTGTAATAGCCCCTCTTAAAGAAAtcatcaaaacacaaacaatataataaaataaaatactatacaaaaatattgaaagttcagaaaaaaatctcaaacaataaagacaaaaagacaaaaagtgaaACGGCTGTAGACGTgtacaaacaaatgcagtggGCTCTTAAGTGTTCGGTCGTTGCAGGTTTGAAGCTCAGCCGCCTCCAGGTCATCAAAAAGTCCGGAGTTACCGAAACTGGAATCCTCCGTTACTCGGAAATCTGCCCGACGACTTCCTGAGGATCCTCCCCCAGCAGCTCGACAGCATTAAGGTAACGACAGAGTATCACTGTGGCTTTATGGGATGGACACTTGGCTCAATAAAACTACAATCTCATTATTTTAACTATGTTTTACTATGGCAACAGCACAGCATTTTGTAAAAGCCAACTATTACTAAGTGCCTCTTAAAGTcgtacaatgtaacttttctggaggggtaGTGGGAcgtgcgccacctgcttgtgtccatggagatactgtactattgctttgcctgggatgttcctcagtatggcattaaactcatctatcctgcatttatttcattattggagtttttattggttaaaaaaaaaaaagttgaaaaatgtattgtatttcttATCTCTATAccaatttgtgatttttttattttttttttgtcaaattcaaATATGTAACAGTATTTTCAGtggcttgtataaataaaatcatttcagaTCGTAGAGTGCACCTGTTTTTCTCTCAGATGGGGTCAGCAGCTGTTCTGTCTGCGTCAGTTATACACATTTTATTCAGAAATACCCAAAAGTAAAACTCACAAATGTTGACCCttataattaatatattttctttatatttattcaactacaaaTCTGCTAATAGTAACTTTATCTGCTCCATCTCTGCTTCACCACAGGCCTGTTACCTGGGGCTGAGCTGCTTATTtttaggtgacattttgaggacttttgaccttggagaaattgttaattgctatggaaactatgcttttttaatcattctGTAACCCATAGATTGAATGTCGCAACTCATCTCTAGATAATCAAGACTTTTCAATAAACATAACTAATTAATTTGAAGTAGTAGtggtttgcagtagtccaaagttattaatACGCGCTTACAATAAAATGgatgataaaatgttttataattaaccgggtacaggctctttaaattAAATTCAGCTTGTTCATCTTTTTTCTCAGAGTTCTCAGAGCAACCTGGCGCagccctcttcctcctcctcatctgtgtCTTCAGTTGGACAGTGGACAGCgccctctggttctgctcccgGTACTGCAGGCTCAAACGGAGTCTCCGCTCACAGTAGTACAGGTCCCACTGAACAGGACAAGAAGCTGaagcagtacctggaggacgaACGCATCGCACTTTTCCTCCAAAATGAGGAGTTTATGAGAGAGCTGCAGAGGAACAGGGAGTTTCTCATCGCCTTAGAGAGAGGtaccacacattttatttatttatttacattattttattgttcattTGAAAAAGACATGTTTACAAGAGATTATCTGTTTTATCTGAGTGTAATTTCTATGGGTTTGttaaatgatgtttttgtttcttattcATCAAACAATAGAGAATTACCTTTCAAAAGCACATGTTTAACCACAGATcgtatcaaatatgtaaataatctCATAATTACGTATTACTTTGGATTATCGATGTGGATATCTCATTAACTGCCAGTCACTACTAAAGCTAGCCTAGCCAAGCTTCTTATCTCAACATCATGCACACCAACTTTGTTAGCATTAAATAACTACATTCCCTTTTTTAACGCGAGATgcattgttttttaaaattttttaaaaatgtccattATTTTTCAAACACTTCTTGGatcaggaagtgacatcacatttAACAATCCTATATATGAATTATCAGTTtaaatttgtatgtttttttgtttgtttttttatcaatattcaGTTCACAGcgcacattttacacattttaaaccaaacagaagaaatatacaaaacccCATAGAAACAAAAAGTCCTCTACCAGATGTTAAAATCGTTACAAATTGTAGCCTTTATAATTAGCAAATTTAGGTCACAATTTACATTTCCAATTTGTTTGTAATTACTACTTCTCCCCAAGTACTTAATGTTTTTTGGTATTCTGATTCTGTTTTGACAACTTTAAccaaatgagacatattttctatatttttattttttatgtatagtATTAGCACTTTAGGTTAATTTGGTTTGAACCTTGgtgagacctggtttggactaggtttggacctggtttagatctggtttagacctcttttggacctggtttgcaCTTGATTTGGAAACTTAATATCTGATCTTTGTGCTGGCTTTTCTCAGTAATGCAATTCAAGCTTTTGGAATATCATTTGCCCAAGAAAACTGCCCTAATATTCTTCCATATTGACATAAACGGTTACTTATTTCTGTCTTTATTGAGCTCAAAGTTGATGGAATTACAACTGCTGTTCAAAACGCAATGTTGCAGTTGTAGTTGCATTTTTGTTTGTGACGACTATaccaaaataatacatattttctaGATTTTGTTTGTATCGTATTAGCACTTTAGATTAatttggtttggacctggtttgcccctggtttggacctggtttgccCCTGGTTTGCCCCTGGTTTGCCCCTGGCTTGGATCTATTTTGGATCgattttggacctggtttgcacctggtttggacctgattaGGCCCCCGATTTGGACCCGGTTTGAACCTGGTTTGGACAtggtttgaacctggtttgGACATGGTTTGGACCTGATTAGGCCCCCGATTTGGACCCGGTTTGCACCTGGTTTGTACCTGGTTTGTACCTGGTTTGGACATGGTTTGGACCTGATTAGGCCCCCGATTTGGACCCGGTTTgcacctggtttggacctggtttggatctattttggacctggtttgcaCCTGGTTTGCACCCGGTTTGGACCTGATTAGGCCCCCGATTTGGACCCAGTTTGCACCTGGTTTGTACCTGGTTTGGAcatggtttggacctggtttggacatggtttggacctggtttggacctagtttgcacctggtttggacctggtttggacatgGTTTGTACCTGGTTTGGAcatggtttggacctggtttggacatggtttgaacctggtttggacctagtttgcacctggtttggacctagtttgcacctggtttggacctgattaGGCCCCcgatttggacctggtttgcaCCTCGTTTGCACccggtttggacctggtttgaacctggtttggacctggtttgaacCTGAGTGAACCTTGTTATCTGATTTTTGTGCTGGCTTTTCGCAGTAACGCAACTGAAGCTTTTGAAATATCACTTACCCAGGACTGTGACATCGATTGTGCTGTAAAATTCTTCCATATTGATATAAACAGTTACTTATTTCCATCTTGGCATTTTTATTGAGCTCAAAGTTGATGGAATTACAACTGCTATTCAAAATGCAATGTTGCAGTTGTAAAACAGTTTCTTTCTTGGACAAATGCATATTCCCGACTTCCATTTGTTGATGTTATCTCCAGATATTGACCCAAGCTTTGGTGTTTTTTAGATTCTGCAGCTCATACAGATCTGAATGGTTGATATCAAAGTTGTATTCTCTCAGATTGGTGATatcaaacaaaataattacGCATTTGACCAGTTTCCATTAGATGGTGAT
This Periophthalmus magnuspinnatus isolate fPerMag1 chromosome 13, fPerMag1.2.pri, whole genome shotgun sequence DNA region includes the following protein-coding sequences:
- the cuedc1b gene encoding CUE domain-containing protein 1b isoform X2; the protein is MTSLFRRSSSNGGSRGGAHLNNSRPNRQVRRLEFNQAMEDFKTMFPTMDYEVIECVLRSNNGAVDATIDQLLQMSLDGQGSDDSSDSDDSIPQEILERTLEPDSSDEEPPPVYSPPAYDMHIYDRKYPEAPPTPPPRFEAQPPPGHQKVRSYRNWNPPLLGNLPDDFLRILPQQLDSIKSSQSNLAQPSSSSSSVSSVGQWTAPSGSAPGTAGSNGVSAHSSTGPTEQDKKLKQYLEDERIALFLQNEEFMRELQRNREFLIALERDRLKFESKKSRSHSSSVESSGDYSAASMEAVSDDALFRDKLKHMGKSTRKKLFEIARTFSEKTKRRKSKRRTLLKHHSLGTANSTANLLDDVDSNPCEGAQSRRAATQEETEPRAEPES
- the cuedc1b gene encoding CUE domain-containing protein 1b isoform X1 yields the protein MTSLFRRSSSNGGSRGGAHLNNSRPNRQVRRLEFNQAMEDFKTMFPTMDYEVIECVLRSNNGAVDATIDQLLQMSLDGQGSDDSSDSDDSIPQEILERTLEPDSSDEEPPPVYSPPAYDMHIYDRKYPEAPPTPPPRFEAQPPPGHQKVRSYRNWNPPLLGNLPDDFLRILPQQLDSIKSSQSNLAQPSSSSSSVSSVGQWTAPSGSAPGTAGSNGVSAHSSTGPTEQDKKLKQYLEDERIALFLQNEEFMRELQRNREFLIALERDRLKFESKKSRSHSSSVESSGDYSAASMEAVSDDALFRDKLKHMGKSTRKKLFEIARTFSEKTKRRKSKRRTLLKHHSLGTANSTANLLDDVDSNPCEEGAQSRRAATQEETEPRAEPES